In Arthrobacter sp. B3I9, the following are encoded in one genomic region:
- the hrcA gene encoding heat-inducible transcriptional repressor HrcA codes for MSEPRKLEVLRAIVEDYVHSREPVGSKALVERHHLGVSSATIRNDMAALEDEGLITAPHTSAGRIPTDKGYRLFVDQISAVKPLSPAERRAIQALLEGSDDLDDVLDRTVRLLSQLTNQVAVVQYPHLSRARVRHIEFVLLAPRKVLVVLIADTGKVEQRVIDVGQDLPDDAVAELRSWFLAGLSGTPLTELPQSLQSVIAGCPPARRTAAQALARGLEALATSSREERMVMAGTANLARSNVDFPLSIGPVLEALEEQVVMLRLLSDMAADPRGVTVSIGRENPYDGLAEASVVATGYGPDATAKVGVLGPTRMDYPTTMAAVRAVARYLSRILGP; via the coding sequence GTGAGCGAACCACGCAAACTGGAAGTATTGCGCGCCATCGTGGAGGACTATGTCCATTCCCGTGAACCCGTCGGCTCCAAAGCCCTCGTGGAACGGCACCACCTTGGCGTGTCCAGCGCCACCATCCGCAACGATATGGCGGCCCTGGAAGACGAAGGCCTGATCACTGCCCCGCACACCAGTGCCGGCAGGATTCCCACGGACAAGGGCTACCGGCTCTTCGTGGACCAGATTTCCGCCGTCAAGCCCCTCTCGCCGGCGGAACGCCGGGCCATCCAGGCGCTGCTCGAAGGTTCCGATGACCTCGACGACGTACTGGACCGGACCGTGCGGCTCCTGTCGCAGCTGACCAACCAGGTCGCCGTCGTGCAGTACCCGCATCTGAGCCGCGCCCGGGTGCGGCACATCGAATTCGTCCTGCTCGCACCACGCAAGGTACTGGTGGTCCTGATTGCGGACACCGGCAAGGTGGAGCAGCGGGTCATCGACGTCGGCCAGGACCTTCCGGACGACGCCGTAGCGGAGCTGCGCAGCTGGTTCCTGGCAGGCCTGTCCGGAACCCCGCTGACCGAGCTCCCGCAGTCGCTGCAGTCCGTGATCGCCGGCTGCCCGCCGGCACGCCGCACGGCCGCGCAGGCGCTGGCGAGGGGCCTCGAGGCCCTGGCCACGAGCAGCCGCGAAGAGCGCATGGTCATGGCCGGCACGGCCAACCTCGCACGCTCCAACGTCGACTTCCCGCTGAGCATCGGCCCTGTGCTGGAAGCGCTCGAAGAGCAGGTGGTCATGCTCCGCCTCCTCAGTGACATGGCGGCGGACCCGCGCGGCGTGACCGTCAGCATCGGCCGGGAGAACCCCTACGACGGCCTCGCCGAGGCGTCCGTGGTGGCCACCGGCTACGGCCCGGACGCCACCGCGAAGGTCGGCGTGCTGGGTCCGACCCGGATGGACTATCCGACCACCATGGCCGCCGTCCGCGCGGTGGCCCGCTACCTATCGAGGATCCTCGGGCCCTGA
- the dnaJ gene encoding molecular chaperone DnaJ, with protein MSSHYDVLGVSREATGEEIKKAYRKLARTLHPDVNPGSDASERFKAVTHAYEVLSDPQKRRVYDTTGNENGTDNGFGGGSYAGQGFAFQDIFDTFFGAGGQAGPASRVRRGQDALISVRIDLRDAVFGVNKKLEVDTAVTCPTCAGSCCQPGSHPERCDICGGSGQVQRAVRSILGQVMTTAPCGSCEGFGTVIKDPCNECSGQGRIRSRRTLTVKVPAGVATGTRIQLSGQGEAGPAGGPAGDLYVEIRVNTDATYMRDGDDLHASLNIPMTAAALGTELSLETFDGPQEIDVKAGTQSGEVITLRGLGVTHLRGYGRGDLKVHLQVETPAKLDAAQEDLLRQLAKLRGEQFSEGKLAASGGVFAKLRDRLGNL; from the coding sequence TTGAGCAGCCACTACGACGTTCTTGGAGTCTCCCGCGAAGCAACCGGGGAAGAGATCAAGAAGGCTTACCGCAAGCTTGCCCGGACGTTGCACCCGGACGTGAACCCCGGCAGCGACGCTTCGGAGCGCTTCAAGGCCGTCACCCACGCATACGAGGTGCTCTCCGACCCGCAGAAGCGGCGGGTCTACGACACCACGGGTAACGAGAACGGCACCGACAACGGCTTCGGCGGCGGCAGCTACGCGGGCCAGGGCTTCGCGTTCCAGGACATCTTCGACACGTTCTTCGGCGCCGGCGGCCAGGCCGGTCCGGCTTCACGCGTGCGCCGCGGGCAGGACGCGCTGATCAGCGTCCGGATCGACCTCCGCGACGCCGTGTTCGGCGTCAACAAGAAACTCGAAGTGGACACCGCGGTCACGTGCCCCACGTGTGCAGGCTCCTGCTGCCAGCCGGGCTCACACCCGGAGCGCTGCGACATCTGCGGCGGCAGCGGCCAGGTCCAGCGGGCCGTCCGGTCCATCCTGGGCCAGGTCATGACCACGGCGCCCTGCGGCAGCTGCGAAGGCTTCGGCACCGTGATCAAGGATCCCTGCAACGAGTGCTCCGGCCAGGGCCGGATCCGCAGCCGCCGGACCCTGACCGTCAAGGTTCCCGCCGGCGTCGCCACCGGCACCCGCATCCAGCTCTCGGGCCAGGGCGAGGCGGGCCCGGCGGGCGGTCCCGCCGGCGATCTGTACGTGGAGATCAGGGTCAACACCGACGCCACCTACATGCGCGACGGCGACGACCTGCACGCCAGCCTGAACATCCCGATGACCGCCGCGGCGCTCGGCACCGAACTGAGCCTCGAGACCTTCGACGGCCCGCAGGAGATCGACGTCAAGGCCGGCACCCAGTCGGGCGAGGTCATCACCCTGCGCGGGCTCGGTGTCACGCATCTGCGCGGTTACGGCCGCGGGGATCTTAAGGTCCACCTGCAGGTGGAAACTCCGGCCAAGCTCGACGCCGCCCAGGAGGACCTGCTCCGGCAGCTGGCGAAACTGCGCGGCGAGCAGTTCAGCGAAGGCAAGCTGGCTGCCAGCGGCGGGGTCTTCGCCAAGCTCCGGGACCGTCTCGGTAACCTGTAG
- a CDS encoding 16S rRNA (uracil(1498)-N(3))-methyltransferase — MSNPVFFTAPGTLDQQAPGSMFVLDGPEARHAVTVKRLAAGEMVDIADGAGKRLTGSVTAVAPGELTVECAQLSVEPRPDIRLVLVQALAKGDRDELAAETVTELGIDAVVPWQAERSIVRWKAERAAKAHAKWQSVVAAAAKQARRAWIPEVRPAVDGAGLQAAVAAADLAVILHEDAVRPLRQVLESWHATAWAEPPAEPTGREVLLIVGPEGGISPREVTRLCDAGAVTALLGHHVLRSSTAGPAATVLASDILGRW, encoded by the coding sequence GTGAGTAACCCGGTCTTCTTCACCGCCCCGGGAACCCTGGACCAGCAGGCCCCCGGTTCCATGTTCGTCCTGGACGGCCCCGAGGCCCGCCATGCAGTGACGGTCAAGCGGCTTGCCGCGGGCGAGATGGTTGATATCGCCGACGGGGCGGGCAAGCGGCTGACCGGTTCAGTGACCGCCGTGGCCCCCGGTGAGCTGACCGTGGAGTGCGCACAGCTGAGCGTTGAACCGCGGCCGGACATCCGGCTGGTCCTGGTGCAGGCCCTTGCGAAGGGCGACCGGGACGAACTGGCCGCCGAGACCGTCACGGAGCTGGGTATCGACGCCGTCGTCCCCTGGCAGGCGGAACGCTCGATCGTCCGCTGGAAGGCCGAACGGGCGGCAAAGGCCCATGCCAAGTGGCAGTCCGTGGTTGCGGCGGCGGCCAAGCAGGCCCGCCGCGCTTGGATTCCGGAAGTGCGTCCCGCCGTCGACGGCGCCGGGTTGCAGGCGGCCGTCGCCGCGGCAGATCTCGCCGTCATCCTGCACGAGGACGCCGTGCGCCCGCTCCGGCAGGTGCTCGAATCCTGGCATGCGACGGCCTGGGCCGAGCCGCCTGCGGAACCAACGGGCCGGGAGGTGCTGCTGATCGTCGGCCCGGAGGGCGGCATCAGCCCCCGCGAAGTGACGAGGCTGTGCGACGCTGGGGCAGTGACCGCCCTCCTCGGGCATCATGTGCTGCGCTCATCCACCGCCGGGCCGGCCGCGACCGTGCTGGCCAGCGATATCCTGGGACGCTGGTAA
- a CDS encoding GerMN domain-containing protein yields the protein MRPGALLVMLPAALVLSGCVAAPQPGITSSNTASQLQAGTATPGAPTTSAPLETTQASNKAPVYWIGRSNENMFLYREFRDVPEQDNPVTRALHVMMSEKPLDPDFFTPWQNPKKLATSISGKNVITVDLSDDAFNSNVDAAMAERAIQQLVYTATAAGASAGLIDAGQQVQVVVLVDGHTDYVAFNHVRLGAPTSRSSGMVAPVWIVDPQEAASLDDGAVKISGRSIVPGGKLRWEILRIDGTVKTSYQNGTATASADAPQSGFFSLQVNLGPGNYEVRVSQVKDDDPSEELNVDTRGFTVK from the coding sequence ATGCGTCCCGGCGCGCTGCTGGTGATGCTGCCTGCGGCGCTGGTCCTTTCCGGCTGCGTTGCGGCGCCGCAGCCCGGCATCACCAGCTCGAACACCGCCTCGCAGCTCCAGGCCGGCACGGCCACACCGGGCGCCCCGACCACGAGCGCTCCCCTGGAAACCACTCAGGCCTCAAACAAGGCTCCCGTGTACTGGATCGGCCGGAGCAACGAAAACATGTTCCTCTACCGCGAGTTCCGCGACGTTCCGGAACAGGACAACCCGGTCACCCGCGCCCTCCACGTCATGATGTCCGAGAAGCCGCTCGATCCGGACTTTTTCACGCCCTGGCAGAATCCCAAAAAGCTCGCAACGTCTATCTCGGGCAAGAACGTCATCACGGTGGACCTTTCGGATGACGCCTTCAACAGCAACGTGGACGCGGCGATGGCAGAACGCGCAATCCAGCAGCTTGTCTATACCGCAACGGCAGCCGGTGCCAGCGCGGGGCTGATCGACGCCGGGCAGCAGGTGCAGGTGGTGGTCCTCGTTGACGGCCACACCGACTACGTCGCGTTCAACCATGTCCGCCTTGGTGCCCCGACCTCCCGCAGCTCCGGCATGGTGGCCCCGGTGTGGATCGTGGACCCCCAGGAAGCTGCCTCCCTCGATGACGGTGCGGTCAAGATCAGCGGCCGGAGCATTGTCCCCGGCGGAAAGCTCCGCTGGGAGATCCTGCGGATCGACGGGACCGTCAAGACCAGCTACCAGAACGGGACCGCAACCGCGTCAGCCGATGCGCCGCAATCCGGATTCTTCAGCCTCCAGGTAAACCTCGGTCCGGGGAACTACGAGGTCAGGGTGTCCCAGGTCAAGGATGACGACCCCTCAGAGGAACTCAACGTCGACACCCGCGGCTTCACGGTCAAGTAG
- a CDS encoding PhoH family protein — translation MTEAANGKARISAGARTAGEFPHSLPGLRTEVVLFDNSDQMVQSLGSHDEALRYIESQFPAVDFHARGNELSISGPAADVPRIMRLLNEVRGLVSRGTVITPAVLQQLVSLLRSQSQSLQNPVDVLTYNILSSRGKTIRPKTLNQKNYVDAIDANTVIFGIGPAGTGKTYLAMAKAVQALQQKEVNRIILTRPAVEAGERLGFLPGTLSDKIDPYLRPLYDALHDMMDPESIPRLMAAGTIEVAPLAYMRGRTLNDAFIILDEAQNTTPEQMKMFLTRLGFGSKMVVTGDITQVDLPFGTRSGLRIVEEILQGIEDVNFTVLDASDVVRHRLVGDIVNAYSIWDEVQRRRVKQPVARDKQPAARDNRGASA, via the coding sequence ATGACTGAAGCAGCGAACGGTAAGGCCCGGATCAGCGCCGGAGCGCGCACCGCAGGCGAATTCCCACACTCCCTCCCAGGTTTGCGGACGGAGGTGGTCCTGTTCGACAACTCCGACCAGATGGTCCAGTCCCTCGGCAGTCATGACGAAGCCCTGCGCTATATCGAGTCCCAGTTCCCGGCCGTGGACTTCCACGCCCGCGGCAACGAGCTGTCCATCAGCGGGCCGGCCGCCGATGTTCCCCGGATCATGCGGCTGCTGAACGAAGTGCGCGGGCTCGTTTCGCGCGGCACGGTCATCACGCCCGCCGTGCTGCAGCAGCTCGTGTCCCTGCTCCGCAGCCAGTCCCAGTCGCTGCAGAACCCGGTGGACGTCCTCACGTACAACATCCTCTCCAGCCGCGGGAAGACCATCCGCCCGAAGACGCTGAACCAGAAGAACTACGTTGACGCGATCGACGCCAACACCGTGATCTTCGGAATCGGCCCGGCGGGTACCGGCAAGACGTACCTGGCCATGGCCAAGGCTGTGCAGGCGCTGCAACAGAAAGAGGTCAACCGCATCATCCTGACCCGTCCCGCTGTCGAAGCGGGGGAGCGGCTCGGCTTCCTGCCCGGCACCCTCAGCGACAAGATCGACCCCTACCTGCGCCCGCTCTATGACGCCCTGCACGACATGATGGACCCCGAGTCCATCCCGCGCCTGATGGCTGCCGGCACCATCGAAGTGGCGCCCCTGGCCTACATGCGCGGCCGGACCCTCAACGACGCTTTCATCATCCTGGACGAGGCCCAGAACACCACGCCCGAACAGATGAAGATGTTCCTCACCCGGCTTGGCTTCGGCTCGAAGATGGTCGTCACCGGTGACATCACCCAGGTTGACCTGCCGTTCGGCACACGGTCGGGCCTGCGGATCGTCGAAGAGATCCTGCAGGGGATCGAGGATGTCAACTTCACCGTCCTGGACGCGTCCGACGTCGTCCGCCACCGCCTGGTGGGTGACATCGTCAACGCCTACAGCATCTGGGACGAGGTCCAGCGGCGCCGGGTCAAGCAGCCTGTTGCCCGGGACAAGCAGCCGGCCGCCCGGGACAATCGGGGAGCGAGCGCGTGA
- the ybeY gene encoding rRNA maturation RNase YbeY, with protein MSIEVNNESGVAVDESELVALSRFIFERLFIHPQAELSILLVDEPAMEKLHIELMDEPGSTDVLSVPMDELTPGTPDKPTPQGMLGDIAICPQVAEVQARNAGHSTQDEMLLLTTHGILHLLGFDHAEPEEKEEMFGLQRELLSAFTGKDAPAETIQ; from the coding sequence GTGAGCATCGAAGTCAACAACGAATCCGGCGTGGCCGTCGACGAATCCGAGCTGGTCGCGCTCTCAAGGTTCATCTTCGAACGCCTCTTCATCCACCCGCAGGCCGAGCTGTCCATCCTGCTGGTGGACGAACCCGCCATGGAAAAGCTGCACATCGAGCTGATGGATGAACCCGGTTCCACCGACGTGCTCTCCGTCCCCATGGACGAACTCACTCCCGGCACCCCGGACAAGCCCACACCGCAGGGCATGCTGGGCGATATCGCGATCTGCCCCCAGGTGGCCGAGGTGCAGGCGAGGAACGCGGGGCACTCCACGCAGGACGAGATGCTGCTGCTCACCACGCACGGCATTCTCCACCTGCTCGGATTCGACCACGCTGAACCGGAGGAAAAGGAAGAGATGTTCGGGCTCCAGCGCGAACTGCTCTCCGCCTTCACCGGCAAGGACGCCCCCGCCGAGACGATTCAGTGA
- a CDS encoding LCP family protein, with amino-acid sequence MAPPRPDRDDGASPPARSAAAARHSDDPDVGPARHLGVHHRLPAWLKIGTAVVSVLLVGVLAFGAYWVVRLQGNISKASLGAGSSTEGAANESHDRMQILILGSDTRDGKNSQYGTSDDSTGYGHSDVLMLMDISADNKRVNVVSFPRDLLVNVPKCRDQKTKTEYPAQKDVMINEAMSEAGIGCAVDTINKLTGLKIDHFMMADFNAVKELSNAVGGVEVCISDAVFDPDSQLRLPKGTSTVQGEQALAFLRTRHAFADGGDLGRIKAQQGFLSALTRKIKDDGTLGNPAKMLQIADVITKNLTVDDGLASIPTLLTVANRLKNIDVGKVAFVAVPTGPADSDVNRLQLAEPAASQLFAAMRKDLDLTDPTATPAASAAPGPDEAGAGAVPTPSETAAAYEKAEQPVAVANGSGVPARSAEIMQSLLAGGFSQLSKFTAPPVATTAVYYGAGYADAARDIAALLSVPATQVLPAAGVTGVQVYLGSDFASGTPTGNATVALPPDIVNQTAGDTVCQQANPELITR; translated from the coding sequence GTGGCTCCACCCCGCCCAGACCGTGACGACGGCGCCTCACCGCCGGCCCGGTCAGCTGCCGCTGCCCGGCACTCGGATGACCCCGACGTCGGCCCGGCCAGACACCTGGGCGTCCACCATCGGCTGCCGGCCTGGCTGAAAATCGGCACGGCGGTGGTTTCGGTCCTGCTGGTCGGGGTGCTGGCGTTCGGCGCCTACTGGGTGGTCCGGCTGCAGGGCAACATCAGCAAGGCGTCCCTCGGGGCGGGCAGCAGCACCGAGGGCGCCGCCAACGAATCCCACGACAGGATGCAGATCCTGATCCTCGGCTCGGACACGCGTGACGGCAAGAACTCGCAGTACGGGACGTCGGATGACTCCACCGGCTACGGGCATTCGGATGTCCTGATGCTGATGGACATTTCGGCCGACAACAAACGCGTCAACGTCGTCAGTTTCCCCCGGGACCTGCTGGTCAACGTCCCCAAATGCAGGGACCAGAAGACCAAGACCGAGTACCCGGCGCAGAAGGACGTCATGATCAACGAGGCCATGTCCGAGGCCGGCATCGGCTGCGCGGTCGACACGATCAACAAGCTCACCGGCCTGAAGATCGACCACTTCATGATGGCCGACTTCAACGCCGTCAAGGAGCTATCCAACGCCGTGGGCGGCGTTGAGGTGTGCATCAGCGACGCGGTGTTCGACCCCGATTCCCAGCTCCGGCTGCCCAAGGGCACGTCCACCGTGCAGGGCGAGCAGGCGCTGGCGTTCCTGCGGACCCGGCACGCCTTCGCCGACGGCGGCGACCTCGGCCGGATCAAGGCCCAGCAGGGCTTCCTCTCCGCACTGACGCGCAAGATCAAGGACGACGGCACCCTGGGCAACCCCGCGAAGATGCTCCAGATCGCCGACGTCATCACAAAGAACCTCACGGTCGACGACGGCCTGGCCTCGATCCCGACCCTCCTGACCGTGGCCAACCGGCTCAAGAACATCGACGTCGGCAAGGTCGCCTTTGTGGCGGTTCCGACCGGTCCGGCCGACAGCGACGTCAACCGGCTCCAGCTGGCCGAGCCTGCAGCGTCCCAGCTGTTCGCCGCCATGCGCAAGGACCTTGACCTCACCGACCCGACGGCAACCCCCGCAGCCTCCGCCGCTCCTGGTCCCGATGAGGCTGGCGCCGGTGCCGTCCCGACGCCCAGCGAGACGGCCGCGGCCTACGAGAAGGCCGAGCAGCCCGTCGCCGTGGCCAACGGTTCCGGCGTGCCGGCCCGGTCTGCCGAGATCATGCAGTCGCTCCTCGCCGGCGGGTTCAGCCAGCTGTCCAAGTTCACCGCTCCGCCGGTCGCCACCACGGCCGTCTACTACGGTGCCGGGTACGCCGACGCGGCCAGGGACATTGCTGCCCTGCTGTCGGTTCCCGCCACGCAGGTGCTGCCGGCGGCCGGTGTCACGGGCGTCCAGGTCTACCTGGGGAGCGACTTTGCCAGCGGCACCCCCACCGGGAACGCCACGGTTGCCCTGCCGCCGGACATCGTCAACCAGACGGCCGGGGACACGGTGTGCCAGCAGGCCAACCCGGAGCTGATCACGCGCTGA
- a CDS encoding M13 family metallopeptidase, translating to MPLSGIDLSTIDASTRPQDDLYQHVNGAWLKSTEIPDDRPLEGTFTALRDGSELAVRAIIEDAAARGGEATGIERKIGGLYSSFMDEAAVEAKGLEPVRSRLADVFAAASVAELVALAGRLFRADVGGLFYIYPAPDAGNPDRILLYTGQGGLGLPDESYYREEKFAPMVDAYRAHVKTMFELAAVADPEAAAGRVVDLETSLASHHWDNVTLRDPQKTYNLKSAEEAAGLFPLFGDWFEAAGIAADKRAELVVSTPEFFTGAASLLETVPLASWQEWLAMRVLSAAAPYLSAEFVDANFAFYGTTLSGTPRNKDRWKRGVAVVEAALGEAVGQIYVARHFPESHKARMQSLVSNLIEAYRDSISGLGWMGEETKQEALKKLDAFRAKIGYPDKWIDYSAVQIDPADLLGNVERAHSADVDRHLDEVGKPVDREKWLMTPQTVNAYYHPLLNEIVFPAAILQPPFFTADADDAVNYGGIGAVIGHEIGHGFDDQGSQHDGSGLLRNWWTEDDRTAFEALTKKLVDQFEALSPSAAPGHHVNGKLTLGENIGDLGGLTIAYKAYLISLGGQEPPVLDGFTGVQRFFASWAAGWRQVMRTEEAIRRLATDPHSPNEFRTNQIAKNLEAFHEGFGVTEQDGMWMPPAERVSIW from the coding sequence GTGCCACTTTCCGGGATAGACCTGTCCACTATAGACGCCAGCACGCGGCCGCAGGACGACTTGTACCAGCACGTGAATGGCGCCTGGCTCAAGAGCACCGAGATCCCGGACGACCGTCCGCTGGAGGGGACGTTCACGGCGCTCCGGGACGGTTCGGAACTCGCAGTCCGGGCGATCATCGAGGACGCGGCAGCCCGGGGCGGGGAAGCCACCGGCATCGAGCGGAAAATCGGCGGGCTCTACAGCAGCTTCATGGACGAGGCCGCGGTGGAGGCCAAGGGCCTGGAGCCGGTGCGGTCCCGGCTTGCGGACGTGTTTGCCGCGGCGTCCGTCGCCGAACTGGTGGCGCTGGCCGGTCGGCTGTTCCGCGCCGACGTCGGCGGCCTGTTCTACATCTATCCCGCGCCGGACGCCGGAAACCCGGACCGGATCCTGCTCTACACCGGGCAGGGCGGACTGGGCCTGCCGGACGAGTCCTACTACCGGGAAGAGAAGTTCGCCCCGATGGTCGACGCCTACCGGGCGCATGTGAAGACCATGTTCGAGCTCGCGGCCGTCGCGGATCCGGAAGCCGCCGCAGGCCGCGTGGTGGACCTGGAAACCTCCCTCGCTTCCCACCACTGGGACAACGTCACCCTGCGGGACCCGCAGAAGACGTACAACCTCAAGTCGGCCGAGGAGGCCGCCGGTCTCTTCCCGCTGTTCGGTGACTGGTTCGAGGCGGCCGGGATCGCTGCGGACAAGCGTGCCGAACTCGTCGTGAGCACGCCCGAGTTCTTCACCGGAGCGGCTTCCCTGCTGGAAACGGTGCCGCTGGCCAGCTGGCAGGAGTGGCTTGCCATGCGTGTGCTCAGTGCAGCCGCGCCCTACCTGTCGGCCGAGTTTGTGGACGCCAACTTCGCCTTCTACGGCACCACGCTCAGCGGCACGCCCCGCAACAAGGACCGCTGGAAGCGCGGCGTCGCCGTCGTCGAGGCTGCCCTGGGCGAGGCCGTCGGCCAGATCTACGTGGCCCGGCACTTCCCCGAATCCCACAAGGCACGCATGCAGTCGCTGGTCTCGAACCTCATCGAGGCGTACCGGGACTCCATCTCCGGGCTGGGCTGGATGGGCGAGGAAACCAAGCAGGAGGCGCTCAAAAAGCTCGACGCGTTCCGCGCCAAGATCGGCTACCCGGACAAGTGGATCGACTATTCCGCTGTGCAGATCGATCCGGCCGACCTGCTCGGCAACGTCGAGCGGGCCCACAGCGCCGACGTCGACCGGCACCTCGATGAGGTGGGCAAGCCGGTGGACCGCGAGAAATGGCTGATGACTCCGCAGACCGTCAACGCCTACTACCACCCGCTGCTCAACGAGATTGTGTTCCCGGCAGCCATCCTCCAGCCGCCGTTCTTCACCGCCGACGCCGACGACGCGGTCAATTACGGCGGGATCGGCGCGGTGATCGGGCACGAGATCGGCCACGGCTTCGACGACCAGGGCTCCCAGCACGACGGCAGCGGACTGCTGCGGAACTGGTGGACCGAGGATGACCGTACGGCGTTCGAGGCACTGACCAAGAAGCTGGTGGACCAGTTCGAGGCGCTCTCCCCCAGCGCCGCCCCGGGGCACCATGTCAACGGCAAGCTGACGCTGGGCGAGAACATCGGTGACCTGGGCGGCCTGACCATCGCGTACAAGGCGTACCTGATCAGCCTCGGCGGGCAGGAGCCGCCGGTGCTGGACGGGTTCACCGGCGTCCAGCGGTTTTTCGCGTCCTGGGCGGCCGGCTGGCGGCAGGTCATGCGGACCGAGGAAGCCATCCGGCGCCTGGCCACGGACCCGCACTCGCCCAACGAGTTCCGCACCAACCAGATCGCCAAGAACCTTGAGGCGTTCCACGAGGGGTTCGGGGTGACCGAGCAGGACGGCATGTGGATGCCGCCGGCGGAGCGCGTCAGCATCTGGTAG
- the leuA gene encoding 2-isopropylmalate synthase produces MQNAQKPSGMPVHRYVPFQDLITVELPDRTWPDKVITKAPRWCAVDLRDGNQALIDPMSPARKMKMFDLLVRMGYKEIEVGFPSASQTDFDFVRQLIEGNHIPDDVTIQVLTQAREHLIERTYESLVGAKRAIVHLYNSTSVLQRRVVFNQDEDGILDIALQGARLCKKYEETLVDTHITYEYSPESFTGTELEYAVRVCNAIADVFEASADSQVIINLPATVEMATPNVYADSIEWMSRHLHPREGIILSLHPHNDRGTGVAAAELGYLAGADRIEGCLFGNGERTGNVDLVTLGLNMFVQGVDPMIDFSNIDEIRRTVEYCNQLPVAERSPYGGDLVFTAFSGSHQDAIKKGLEAIEKDAAAAGRDVADHVWQVPYLPVDPKDLGRSYEAVIRVNSQSGKGGVAYLLKNEHNLDLPRRAQIEFSGVIQKHTDTAGGEVSGAQLWQVFQDEYLPSTAADTQWGRYALGAISTETDEGGAMTLTASLKVDGTQFRRTGTGNGPIAALLSILREDGVDVRVLDYTEHALSEGGNALAAAYVECAVGERVLWGVGIDANTSTASLKAVISAVNRAVRDARA; encoded by the coding sequence ATGCAAAATGCACAGAAGCCCTCAGGAATGCCCGTCCACCGTTACGTCCCCTTCCAGGACCTGATCACGGTTGAACTGCCGGACCGCACCTGGCCTGACAAGGTCATCACGAAGGCCCCGCGCTGGTGCGCGGTCGACCTCCGTGACGGGAACCAGGCGCTGATCGATCCGATGAGCCCGGCCCGCAAGATGAAGATGTTTGACCTGCTGGTGCGCATGGGCTACAAGGAAATCGAGGTCGGGTTCCCGTCCGCCTCGCAGACCGACTTCGACTTCGTCCGCCAGCTGATCGAGGGCAACCACATTCCCGACGACGTCACCATCCAGGTGCTGACGCAGGCCCGCGAGCACCTGATCGAGCGGACCTACGAGTCGCTGGTCGGGGCCAAGCGGGCAATTGTGCACCTCTACAACTCGACATCGGTCCTGCAGCGCAGGGTCGTCTTCAACCAGGACGAGGACGGCATCCTGGACATCGCCCTGCAGGGCGCGCGGCTGTGCAAGAAGTACGAGGAGACCCTCGTGGACACGCACATCACTTACGAGTACTCGCCGGAATCCTTTACCGGAACCGAGCTGGAGTACGCGGTCCGGGTCTGCAACGCCATCGCGGATGTCTTTGAGGCCTCGGCGGACAGCCAGGTCATCATCAACCTGCCCGCCACGGTGGAAATGGCCACCCCCAACGTCTACGCCGACTCCATCGAGTGGATGAGCCGGCACCTGCACCCCCGCGAGGGCATCATCTTGTCCCTGCACCCGCACAACGACCGCGGCACCGGCGTGGCGGCCGCCGAGCTCGGCTACCTGGCCGGCGCGGACCGGATCGAGGGGTGCCTCTTCGGCAACGGCGAGCGGACCGGGAACGTGGACCTGGTGACCCTGGGCCTGAACATGTTCGTCCAGGGCGTCGACCCGATGATCGATTTCTCCAACATCGACGAGATCCGTCGCACCGTGGAGTACTGCAACCAGCTGCCCGTGGCCGAGCGGTCACCCTACGGCGGCGACCTCGTCTTCACGGCATTTTCCGGTTCGCACCAGGACGCCATCAAGAAGGGCCTGGAAGCGATCGAGAAGGACGCCGCGGCCGCCGGCCGGGACGTCGCCGACCACGTTTGGCAGGTTCCGTACCTGCCGGTGGATCCGAAGGACCTGGGCCGCAGCTACGAGGCTGTCATCCGGGTCAACTCCCAGTCCGGCAAGGGCGGCGTCGCCTACCTGCTGAAGAACGAGCACAACCTGGACCTGCCGCGCCGTGCGCAGATCGAGTTCTCCGGCGTCATCCAGAAGCACACCGACACGGCCGGCGGCGAAGTCAGCGGCGCCCAGCTGTGGCAGGTCTTCCAGGACGAGTACCTGCCCTCCACAGCGGCCGACACCCAGTGGGGACGCTATGCGCTCGGCGCCATCAGCACTGAGACGGACGAGGGCGGGGCAATGACCCTGACCGCTTCACTGAAGGTCGACGGCACCCAGTTCCGCCGCACCGGCACGGGCAACGGTCCGATCGCCGCACTGCTGAGCATCCTGCGCGAGGACGGCGTCGACGTGCGGGTGCTGGACTACACCGAGCACGCCCTGTCCGAGGGTGGCAACGCCCTCGCTGCGGCCTACGTCGAGTGCGCTGTGGGCGAGCGGGTGCTGTGGGGCGTCGGGATCGACGCCAACACCAGCACGGCATCCCTCAAGGCGGTCATCTCGGCCGTGAACCGGGCCGTGCGGGACGCCCGCGCCTAG